One Candidatus Devosia phytovorans genomic window carries:
- a CDS encoding ABC transporter ATP-binding protein, translating to MSEPLLTVKNLSVDFHTARGTVNAVKNVSWSVGRGETLAILGESGSGKSVSANAVMNLLDIPPAEIVSGEILYEGRDLLKISYEDHRALNGKKIAMIFQDPLGHLNPVYTVGWQIVEMMTAHGRPADAARARALELIKRVGLPDPEQAMRKYPHQFSGGQRQRLMIAMALMLKPDILIADEPTTALDVTIQAEVLALLKELQAETGMGLVLITHDLGVVAEIADRVVVMNKGEIVETGSVRDVYHDPKHPYTRKLIDAAPGKGEIKLLDPQAPLLLHAQRLNKTYGGFAALKDVSLTLARGQTLAVVGESGSGKSTLARTLLRLEQADSGEALWKGRDLISMGARELLGVRREIQMVFQDPTQSLNPRMSVYSLIAEGWDIHKLMGDKSKRRARVIELLEQVGLSPEHVDRYPHQFSGGQRQRIAIARALALEPELIICDEAVSALDVSIQAQVIALLDDLRKRLNISFLFIAHDLGVVRDFADTVIVMKSGEIVERGPTAQIFDAPQHPYTQRLLAANLDPDPDVQAQRRNAPAHA from the coding sequence ATGTCTGAGCCCCTGCTGACCGTCAAAAACCTCTCGGTCGATTTCCATACCGCCCGTGGCACCGTCAATGCGGTGAAAAATGTCAGCTGGTCCGTCGGTCGCGGCGAGACGCTGGCGATCCTCGGCGAAAGCGGCTCGGGCAAGTCGGTCTCGGCCAATGCGGTGATGAACCTGCTCGACATTCCGCCGGCCGAGATCGTCTCGGGCGAAATCCTCTATGAGGGCAGGGACCTGCTCAAGATTTCCTATGAGGATCACCGCGCGCTCAACGGCAAGAAGATCGCCATGATCTTCCAGGACCCGCTGGGCCATCTCAACCCGGTCTATACGGTGGGCTGGCAGATCGTCGAGATGATGACGGCGCATGGCCGACCGGCCGATGCGGCACGGGCGCGGGCGCTGGAACTCATCAAGCGGGTTGGCCTGCCGGACCCAGAGCAGGCGATGCGCAAATATCCGCATCAGTTTTCTGGCGGGCAGCGCCAGCGGCTGATGATCGCCATGGCGCTGATGCTCAAGCCCGATATCCTCATCGCCGACGAGCCGACCACGGCGCTCGATGTGACCATTCAGGCCGAAGTGCTGGCGCTGCTCAAGGAATTGCAGGCCGAAACGGGCATGGGCCTCGTGCTCATCACCCATGACCTGGGTGTCGTCGCCGAGATTGCCGACCGCGTCGTGGTGATGAACAAGGGCGAGATCGTCGAGACCGGTTCGGTGCGCGACGTCTATCACGACCCCAAGCATCCCTATACCCGCAAGCTGATCGATGCTGCGCCTGGCAAGGGCGAGATAAAGCTGCTCGACCCCCAGGCGCCGCTGCTTCTGCATGCCCAGCGCCTCAACAAGACCTATGGCGGCTTTGCCGCGCTCAAGGATGTGTCGCTGACCCTGGCGCGCGGGCAGACCCTGGCGGTCGTTGGCGAAAGCGGGTCGGGCAAGTCGACGCTGGCCCGCACGCTCCTGCGTCTCGAACAGGCCGACAGCGGCGAGGCCCTGTGGAAGGGGCGGGACCTGATCAGCATGGGCGCCCGCGAATTGCTTGGCGTGCGCCGCGAAATCCAGATGGTGTTCCAGGACCCGACGCAGTCGCTCAATCCGCGCATGTCGGTCTATTCGCTGATCGCCGAAGGCTGGGACATCCACAAGCTGATGGGCGACAAGTCCAAGCGCCGGGCGCGGGTGATCGAGCTGCTCGAACAGGTGGGCCTGTCGCCCGAACATGTCGACCGCTATCCGCACCAGTTTTCCGGTGGCCAGCGCCAGCGTATCGCCATTGCCCGGGCCCTGGCGCTCGAGCCGGAACTGATCATCTGCGACGAGGCGGTTTCAGCATTGGACGTGTCGATCCAGGCGCAGGTGATCGCGCTGCTCGACGACCTGCGCAAGCGGCTGAACATCTCGTTCCTGTTCATTGCCCACGACCTGGGCGTGGTGCGCGACTTTGCCGATACCGTCATCGTCATGAAGTCGGGCGAGATCGTCGAGCGTGGGCCGACGGCGCAGATTTTCGATGCGCCGCAGCATCCCTATACTCAGCGCCTGCTGGCAGCCAATCTCGACCCCGATCCAGACGTGCAGGCGCAGCGCAGGAATGCACCGGCCCATGCCTGA
- a CDS encoding ABC transporter permease, with product MADLSLSQPTKPVEPRGPSILSMLWRDKLAFISAVVLVLIVLFAIFGPTLLGELASKQNLRGRNFAPFSFDRGWALFLGGDSLGRPILARLVVAAHSTIMIAAGTVFAAAAVGAVLGLIAGYAGKTTSQVIMRLADVIMSFPSLLIAVVVLYVLGASIPNMILVLAITRIPIYLRTTRAEVLEVRERMFVQAAVVMGASHARIILRHILPVVAPTLVTIATLDFAFVMLAESSLSFLGIGVQPPDITWGLMVAQGRPYLNTAWWLAFWPGLMIVITALSLNLLSNWLRIALDPAQRWRLEARKTKNV from the coding sequence ATGGCTGACCTGTCCCTCTCTCAACCCACGAAGCCGGTCGAACCGCGCGGGCCGTCGATCCTGTCGATGCTGTGGCGCGACAAGCTGGCCTTCATTTCGGCCGTGGTGCTGGTGCTGATCGTGCTCTTCGCGATCTTCGGGCCAACGCTTCTGGGCGAGCTGGCCAGCAAGCAGAACCTGCGCGGCCGCAATTTTGCGCCCTTCAGTTTCGATCGCGGCTGGGCGCTGTTTTTGGGCGGTGACTCGCTGGGCCGGCCGATCCTGGCGCGGCTTGTGGTTGCTGCGCATTCCACCATCATGATCGCCGCCGGTACCGTGTTTGCCGCGGCCGCCGTCGGCGCCGTGCTCGGCCTGATCGCCGGCTATGCCGGCAAGACGACGTCGCAGGTCATCATGCGGCTGGCCGACGTCATCATGAGTTTTCCTTCGCTGCTGATTGCGGTGGTGGTGCTCTATGTGCTGGGCGCCTCGATCCCCAACATGATCCTCGTGCTGGCCATCACCCGCATTCCGATCTATCTGCGCACCACGCGCGCCGAAGTGCTCGAAGTGCGCGAGCGCATGTTCGTGCAGGCGGCAGTGGTGATGGGCGCAAGCCATGCCCGCATCATCCTCCGCCATATCCTGCCGGTGGTGGCGCCGACGCTGGTGACCATTGCCACACTCGACTTCGCCTTCGTCATGCTGGCGGAAAGCTCTTTGAGCTTCCTCGGCATCGGCGTGCAGCCGCCCGACATCACCTGGGGCCTGATGGTGGCGCAGGGCCGTCCCTATCTCAACACCGCCTGGTGGCTGGCCTTCTGGCCGGGCCTGATGATCGTCATCACCGCGCTGTCGCTGAACCTTCTGTCGAACTGGCTGCGCATTGCGCTCGACCCCGCCCAGCGCTGGCGCCTCGAAGCAAGGAAGACCAAGAATGTCTGA
- a CDS encoding ABC transporter permease — MTKMIGQRAIASLLSLLGLMILVFFLSRLTGDPAVLFLPIDATEQMKSEFRALHGLDLPLFEQFARYVWDLLHLDFGESLRKARPAIDIVMEAYAWTFPLALITMGLVVVSAIVLGSLAAFNVGGFFDRLVSIVSLVGASAPDFWIAIVAIVVFALGLGWVPTSGVGTPLHWVLPIAVLFIRPFGLVVQVVRGSMLSALGSLYVKTARAKGVKNTPLIFVHTLRNGMLPVITVIGDQAAAMLNGAVIVETIFGFPGIGKLMIDSILQRDFNVVLAAIMVTALAIFIMNILIDIAYGLLDPRIRN, encoded by the coding sequence ATGACCAAGATGATCGGACAGCGCGCCATCGCCAGCCTTCTCTCCCTGTTGGGACTGATGATCCTGGTGTTCTTCCTCTCGCGCCTGACGGGTGACCCGGCCGTTCTCTTCCTGCCGATCGACGCGACCGAGCAGATGAAGAGTGAATTCCGCGCCCTGCATGGGCTCGATCTGCCGCTGTTCGAACAGTTTGCCCGCTATGTCTGGGACCTGTTGCATCTCGATTTCGGCGAAAGCCTGCGCAAGGCGCGGCCCGCCATCGACATCGTCATGGAAGCCTATGCCTGGACCTTCCCGCTGGCGCTGATCACCATGGGCCTGGTGGTGGTTTCGGCCATCGTGCTGGGCTCGCTGGCCGCCTTCAATGTCGGCGGGTTCTTCGACCGCCTCGTCTCGATCGTCTCGCTGGTCGGCGCCTCGGCGCCCGACTTCTGGATCGCCATCGTCGCCATCGTGGTGTTTGCGCTGGGGCTGGGCTGGGTGCCGACCTCGGGCGTGGGCACGCCGCTGCACTGGGTGCTGCCGATTGCCGTGCTGTTCATCCGCCCCTTTGGCCTCGTGGTGCAGGTGGTGCGCGGTTCCATGCTCTCGGCGCTCGGCTCGCTCTATGTGAAGACCGCCCGCGCCAAGGGCGTCAAGAATACGCCGCTGATCTTCGTCCACACCCTGCGCAACGGCATGCTGCCGGTCATCACCGTCATCGGCGACCAGGCCGCTGCCATGCTCAATGGCGCTGTGATCGTCGAGACCATCTTCGGCTTCCCCGGCATCGGCAAGCTGATGATCGACTCCATCCTGCAGCGTGACTTCAACGTCGTGCTGGCCGCCATCATGGTCACCGCACTCGCCATCTTCATCATGAACATCCTGATCGACATCGCCTATGGCCTGCTCGATCCCCGGATCCGGAACTAG
- a CDS encoding ABC transporter substrate-binding protein, whose amino-acid sequence MLKPILVGALLASTAVGPVFAQAADTDITVVLSEELDLVEPCMATRSNIGRVILQNISETLTELDVRGDEGLKPRLADSWEDRGDGTWQFKLRDGVKFSDGTDFDAEDVKHSFDRVFSDQITCESKRYFADTALTFTVVDDLTLDVKAEPAQPVLPLLMSLVTIVPSETPMEFVRDPIGTGPYVMSEWTAGQQIVLDRRDDYWGDQPEVTKATYVFRSEPAVRAGMVAAGEADIAPQITAEVADNQATDFSYLNSETVYLRVDSQDEPTTDLRVRQAMNAAIDREAFIGTVLPEGTELAVAMVPPTTLGWNPDLSPPAYDPELAKSLLEEAKADGVDTSLPIEIIARTENFPNVTEVAEALTQMLVDVGFNATLRMVEVAEHEQYYSKPFPESEGTRLVLSQHDNSRGDPVFSMFFKYDSQGTQSGVNDPKVDDLIAQASAATGDERAALWSELFSYVQKDIVADVLLFHMVGLSRVSERLDFTPTIATNQQLQLSEIGFK is encoded by the coding sequence TTGCTGAAGCCAATTCTTGTCGGTGCCCTGCTGGCATCGACGGCTGTCGGCCCTGTGTTTGCGCAGGCTGCCGACACCGATATCACCGTGGTGCTGAGTGAAGAGCTCGACCTGGTCGAGCCCTGCATGGCGACCCGTTCCAACATTGGTCGCGTCATCCTGCAGAATATCAGCGAAACCCTGACCGAGCTCGACGTGCGCGGCGACGAGGGCCTCAAGCCCCGCCTGGCCGACAGCTGGGAAGACAGGGGCGATGGCACCTGGCAGTTCAAGCTGCGCGATGGCGTCAAATTCTCTGACGGCACCGATTTCGACGCCGAAGATGTCAAGCACTCCTTCGATCGCGTGTTCTCGGACCAGATCACCTGCGAGTCCAAGCGCTACTTCGCCGATACCGCCCTGACCTTCACCGTGGTCGATGACCTGACGCTCGACGTCAAGGCCGAGCCGGCCCAGCCGGTGCTGCCGCTGCTGATGAGCCTCGTCACCATCGTGCCGTCCGAGACGCCGATGGAATTCGTGCGGGATCCGATCGGCACCGGCCCCTATGTCATGTCCGAATGGACCGCTGGTCAGCAGATCGTGCTCGACCGCCGCGACGACTATTGGGGCGATCAGCCCGAAGTGACCAAGGCCACCTATGTGTTCCGCTCCGAGCCGGCCGTTCGTGCAGGCATGGTGGCCGCAGGGGAAGCCGATATCGCGCCGCAGATCACCGCCGAAGTGGCCGACAACCAGGCCACCGACTTCAGCTACCTGAACTCGGAAACCGTCTACCTGCGTGTCGACAGCCAGGACGAGCCGACCACCGACCTGCGCGTGCGTCAGGCGATGAATGCCGCCATCGACCGCGAAGCCTTCATCGGCACCGTGCTGCCCGAAGGCACCGAACTGGCCGTCGCCATGGTGCCCCCGACCACGCTGGGCTGGAACCCGGATCTGTCGCCGCCGGCCTATGATCCGGAACTGGCCAAGTCGCTGCTTGAAGAGGCCAAAGCCGATGGCGTCGATACCAGCCTGCCGATCGAAATCATCGCCCGCACCGAAAACTTCCCCAATGTGACGGAAGTGGCCGAAGCCCTGACCCAGATGCTGGTCGATGTCGGCTTCAACGCCACGCTGCGCATGGTCGAAGTCGCCGAGCACGAGCAGTATTACTCCAAGCCGTTCCCCGAAAGCGAAGGCACGCGCCTGGTGCTGAGCCAGCACGACAACAGCCGTGGCGACCCGGTGTTCTCGATGTTCTTCAAGTATGACAGCCAGGGCACCCAGTCGGGCGTCAACGATCCCAAGGTCGACGACCTGATCGCCCAGGCTTCGGCTGCCACCGGTGACGAACGCGCCGCCCTCTGGTCCGAGCTCTTCAGCTATGTCCAGAAGGATATCGTCGCCGACGTCCTGCTGTTCCACATGGTTGGCCTCAGCCGTGTCAGCGAACGCCTCGACTTCACGCCGACCATCGCGACCAATCAGCAGCTGCAGCTGAGCGAGATCGGCTTCAAGTAA
- a CDS encoding exo-alpha-sialidase, translated as MTPEEIAGRMNGQLTTADDGRVEAFLPSPMVQNHAAFLEHLDDGSLACLWFGGTLEGKSDISIYASTLAPGADAWSQDVRLSHDPDRSEQNPVLWRNGNGVFQLFHTAQPSGNQDECLLRARVISVEGGSLKDAEPRDLDLPLGSFIRGRFVRRQDGAWMMPVFRCISRPGQRWNGSHDTAAVAVSHDEGATWTMSEVPGSIGSVHMTIVPLDGTHMVAFYRRRQSDFVGRSESLDGGVTWSPPEMTDVPNNNSSINVIRLADGRLAMVCNPTSAATSDDRRVSLYDEIEEGDDRPDASGGCSPIWGVPRAPLTLCISTDGGKTWPLRRIVDNSTGTCLSNNSEDGRNKELSYPYLLEGQGGELHVAYTYFRRAIKHVRLPAGWIDGEHS; from the coding sequence ATGACGCCGGAGGAGATCGCAGGCCGGATGAACGGCCAGCTCACGACCGCAGATGACGGTCGGGTCGAGGCATTCCTGCCCTCGCCCATGGTGCAGAATCACGCTGCCTTTCTCGAACATCTCGATGATGGTTCGCTGGCCTGCCTGTGGTTTGGCGGTACGCTCGAGGGCAAGTCCGACATTTCCATCTATGCCTCGACCCTGGCACCCGGTGCTGATGCCTGGAGCCAGGATGTGCGCCTCAGCCATGACCCCGATCGCTCCGAGCAAAACCCGGTGCTCTGGCGCAATGGCAACGGTGTCTTCCAGCTGTTCCACACCGCCCAGCCCTCCGGCAATCAGGACGAATGCCTGCTGCGCGCTCGCGTGATCTCGGTCGAAGGCGGCTCGCTCAAGGATGCCGAGCCCCGCGACCTCGACCTGCCGCTGGGCAGTTTCATCCGCGGCCGTTTCGTGCGCCGGCAGGACGGCGCCTGGATGATGCCGGTGTTCCGCTGCATCTCCCGCCCCGGCCAGCGCTGGAACGGCAGCCACGACACCGCCGCCGTCGCCGTCAGCCATGACGAAGGCGCAACCTGGACCATGTCCGAAGTCCCCGGCTCCATCGGCTCGGTGCACATGACCATCGTGCCGCTCGATGGCACCCACATGGTCGCCTTCTATCGCCGCCGCCAGTCCGATTTCGTTGGCCGTTCGGAGAGCCTCGACGGTGGCGTGACCTGGTCGCCCCCCGAGATGACCGACGTGCCGAACAACAATTCCTCGATCAATGTCATCCGCCTGGCTGACGGGCGCCTTGCCATGGTCTGCAACCCGACGTCGGCCGCGACTTCCGATGATCGTCGCGTCTCGCTCTATGACGAGATCGAAGAAGGCGACGACCGGCCCGATGCCTCGGGCGGCTGCTCGCCGATCTGGGGCGTGCCGCGCGCACCGCTGACCCTCTGCATTTCGACCGACGGCGGCAAGACCTGGCCGCTGCGCCGCATCGTCGACAACAGCACCGGCACCTGCCTCTCCAACAATTCGGAAGACGGGCGCAACAAGGAGCTGTCCTACCCCTATCTGCTGGAAGGCCAGGGCGGCGAACTGCATGTCGCCTACACCTATTTCCGGCGCGCCATCAAACATGTCCGTCTCCCCGCGGGATGGATCGACGGAGAACACTCGTGA
- the pdxA gene encoding 4-hydroxythreonine-4-phosphate dehydrogenase PdxA, producing MSDIIGITMGDPAGVGPEISVKAVAEMSADDRARTRIYGNRETLDKARAALGVDVDLDGVVVDLPIEGGPLPWGKLDPRGGDAAFRFIEKAVRDSEAGEIGCIVTAPINKEALNLAGHHYDGHTGMLAHLTGQKTAWMLLGSERLKVIHVSTHVSLKTAIDRATPERILATIRTGNEHLKRIGYENPRIAVAGINPHCGESGLFGTEDDEQIVPAVKMAQAEGINVTGPISADTVYHRAYNGAFDLVVAQYHDQGHIPIKLVAFDTAVNVSLGLPIDRTSVDHGTAFDIAGTGKANHTNMQSAIAYARRLVSGK from the coding sequence GTGAGCGACATCATCGGCATTACCATGGGCGACCCGGCTGGCGTCGGCCCGGAGATTTCGGTCAAGGCCGTGGCGGAAATGAGCGCCGACGACCGCGCCCGCACCCGCATCTATGGCAATCGCGAAACCCTCGACAAAGCCCGCGCGGCACTCGGAGTCGATGTCGATCTCGACGGCGTCGTGGTTGACCTGCCGATCGAAGGTGGTCCCCTGCCCTGGGGCAAGCTCGATCCGCGCGGCGGCGATGCCGCTTTCCGCTTCATCGAAAAGGCCGTGCGCGATTCCGAAGCCGGCGAAATCGGCTGCATCGTCACCGCGCCGATCAACAAGGAAGCGCTCAACCTGGCCGGCCACCACTATGATGGCCACACCGGCATGCTGGCCCATCTCACCGGCCAGAAGACGGCCTGGATGCTGCTCGGCTCGGAGCGCCTCAAGGTCATCCACGTCTCGACCCATGTCTCGCTCAAGACCGCCATCGACCGCGCTACGCCCGAGCGGATTCTGGCCACCATCCGCACCGGCAACGAGCATCTCAAGCGCATCGGTTACGAAAACCCGCGCATTGCCGTCGCCGGCATCAATCCGCATTGCGGCGAGAGTGGCCTGTTCGGCACCGAGGACGACGAGCAGATCGTCCCGGCCGTCAAGATGGCGCAGGCCGAGGGCATCAATGTCACCGGCCCGATCTCGGCCGATACGGTCTATCACCGCGCCTATAACGGCGCCTTCGACCTCGTCGTCGCGCAATATCACGACCAGGGTCATATCCCGATAAAGCTCGTGGCCTTCGATACCGCGGTCAACGTCTCGCTCGGCCTGCCTATCGACCGCACCTCGGTCGACCATGGCACCGCTTTCGACATTGCCGGCACCGGCAAGGCCAATCACACCAATATGCAATCCGCCATCGCCTATGCGCGTCGGCTCGTTTCGGGGAAATAG
- a CDS encoding dihydrodipicolinate synthase family protein, with the protein MNPARQLPVSGVFCASATPVLEDGSPDHAAFAIHARALIEEGCDGVALLGTTGEANSFSIRQRQELLEKVIAAGLDPQRLLPGTSQTNVPDSVTLVKHAVEAGVKACVVLPPFYYKGVSDEGLFRFYAELIEGVKSNDLRVILYHIPPIAQIGISLELTARLREAFPGVIVGVKDSSGKIESMEAFAKAFDNFSVLAGADPFMLPLLRAGGAGCITSSSNLIGKHLRVVFDNWFDASQNDKVDAAQARINAWRDLSNAYVQLPTIKAMLAKRRNHSGWTRVRPPLVELTAAELDVVWGQMAKLEAEDNV; encoded by the coding sequence ATGAATCCCGCTCGCCAACTGCCCGTCTCCGGCGTCTTTTGCGCCTCCGCCACGCCCGTCCTTGAGGATGGCTCGCCCGACCACGCCGCCTTTGCCATCCATGCCAGGGCGCTGATCGAAGAGGGCTGCGATGGCGTCGCCCTGCTCGGCACCACCGGGGAGGCCAATAGCTTCTCGATCCGCCAGCGCCAGGAACTGCTCGAAAAGGTCATCGCTGCCGGCCTCGATCCGCAGCGCCTGCTGCCCGGCACGTCTCAGACCAATGTTCCCGACAGCGTCACCCTCGTGAAACATGCCGTCGAAGCCGGCGTGAAAGCCTGCGTGGTCCTGCCGCCCTTCTATTACAAGGGTGTCAGCGACGAGGGCCTGTTCCGCTTCTATGCCGAGCTGATCGAAGGCGTGAAGAGCAATGACCTGCGCGTCATTCTCTATCACATCCCCCCGATCGCCCAGATCGGCATCTCGCTCGAACTCACCGCGCGCCTGCGCGAGGCCTTCCCCGGCGTCATCGTCGGCGTCAAGGATTCCTCGGGCAAGATCGAGAGCATGGAAGCCTTCGCCAAGGCATTCGACAATTTCTCGGTCCTCGCCGGCGCCGATCCCTTCATGCTGCCGCTGCTGCGCGCCGGTGGTGCAGGCTGCATCACCTCGAGCTCGAACCTTATCGGCAAGCATCTGCGCGTTGTGTTCGACAACTGGTTCGACGCCAGTCAGAACGACAAGGTCGATGCCGCCCAGGCCCGCATCAATGCCTGGCGCGACCTGTCCAACGCCTATGTCCAGCTCCCCACCATCAAGGCCATGCTGGCCAAGCGCCGCAACCATTCCGGCTGGACCCGCGTCCGCCCGCCGCTGGTCGAGCTGACCGCGGCCGAACTCGACGTGGTCTGGGGCCAGATGGCCAAGCTGGAGGCCGAGGACAATGTCTGA
- a CDS encoding iron-containing alcohol dehydrogenase: MSDVTLSMARPITLLQPARLEIGAGAISKLGDWAAAYKRIFVVAMAPTVGFVDRIGLKGEVTTFTDIPPEPDLPAFETVLAAARAFKPDLVIGLGGGSVMDVAKLVAVLWDSEQSILDVVGVDKVAGRRSALAQVPTTSGTGSEAGIRSLVTNPETLAKLAVESRHMLADIAVLDPELTYSVPSAVTAATGVDALAHCVESFTNIKAHPLIDGYASLGIELVGKYLARAVRDGTDTEARAGMMLASYYGGICLGPVNTAGGHALAYPLGTQLKLPHGLANAIIFPHVLAFNASARPEKTAAVLAALGLPNHADERIVLASAHDYCKSLGVDMSLQSHGAKEDELSLWAEEAFAIKRLIDNNPRALGVEDILSIYKSAF; this comes from the coding sequence ATGTCTGACGTCACCCTCTCCATGGCCCGCCCGATCACCCTGCTGCAGCCCGCGCGGCTGGAGATCGGGGCCGGCGCGATCAGCAAGCTCGGGGACTGGGCCGCTGCCTACAAACGCATCTTCGTCGTCGCCATGGCACCCACGGTCGGCTTTGTCGACCGCATCGGCCTCAAGGGCGAAGTCACCACCTTCACCGACATCCCGCCCGAGCCGGACCTGCCGGCCTTCGAAACCGTGCTGGCCGCCGCGCGCGCCTTCAAGCCCGACCTGGTGATCGGCCTCGGCGGCGGTTCGGTGATGGATGTCGCCAAGCTCGTCGCCGTGCTGTGGGACAGCGAACAGTCGATCCTCGACGTCGTCGGCGTCGACAAGGTCGCCGGCCGCCGTTCGGCGCTCGCCCAGGTGCCCACCACCTCGGGCACCGGCTCGGAAGCCGGCATCCGCTCGCTGGTCACCAATCCCGAGACGCTGGCCAAGCTCGCCGTCGAAAGCCGGCACATGCTGGCCGATATTGCCGTGCTCGACCCCGAGCTGACCTATTCCGTGCCCTCAGCCGTCACGGCAGCCACCGGCGTGGATGCCCTAGCCCATTGCGTGGAAAGCTTCACCAACATCAAGGCCCATCCGCTGATCGACGGCTATGCCAGCCTGGGCATCGAACTGGTCGGCAAATATCTCGCCCGCGCCGTCAGGGATGGCACCGATACCGAAGCCCGCGCCGGCATGATGCTGGCCTCTTACTACGGCGGTATCTGCCTCGGTCCGGTCAACACCGCCGGCGGCCATGCCCTGGCCTATCCGCTCGGCACGCAGCTGAAACTCCCGCATGGCCTCGCCAATGCGATCATCTTTCCGCATGTCCTGGCCTTTAACGCCTCGGCCCGGCCGGAAAAGACCGCTGCCGTGCTCGCTGCCCTCGGCCTGCCCAATCATGCCGACGAACGCATCGTGCTGGCCAGCGCGCATGACTATTGCAAGTCACTGGGCGTCGACATGAGCCTTCAGAGCCATGGCGCCAAGGAGGACGAACTGTCGCTCTGGGCCGAAGAAGCCTTTGCGATCAAGCGCCTGATCGACAACAATCCGCGCGCGCTGGGTGTGGAAGACATTCTGTCGATCTATAAGAGCGCATTCTGA
- a CDS encoding fumarylacetoacetate hydrolase family protein: MTHPLTDLLLTHRASGALIDTLPDNLVPADAATAYLVQTETIKAIGPAGAWKVQPYPETGEPFTSPILSTTVFENGVTLKLSDYPGIAIEGEVAVTFNRDLPGKDGGYTADDVRAAIGSLHVAIEIVASRFFDRRNNPSLVGIADLQNSGAVILGPAIPADTWPELSKKSLSMLVDGKEVQSTPGNGSTENTLTSLAWLANHAAARGLPLQSGNVVITGARLGPLPLDGTNVVVDGGDLGSVSATIS; encoded by the coding sequence ATGACCCATCCCCTGACCGACCTGCTGCTGACGCATCGTGCCAGCGGCGCGCTGATCGACACGCTGCCTGACAACCTCGTGCCAGCCGATGCCGCCACGGCCTATCTGGTGCAGACCGAAACCATCAAGGCCATCGGCCCGGCCGGCGCCTGGAAGGTGCAGCCCTATCCCGAGACCGGCGAACCCTTCACCTCGCCGATCCTCTCCACCACCGTTTTCGAGAATGGCGTCACGCTCAAGCTCAGCGACTATCCCGGCATCGCCATCGAAGGCGAAGTTGCGGTGACCTTCAATCGCGACCTGCCCGGCAAGGATGGGGGCTATACGGCCGACGATGTCCGCGCCGCCATCGGCTCGCTGCATGTCGCCATCGAAATCGTCGCCTCGCGTTTTTTCGACCGTCGAAATAATCCAAGCCTCGTTGGCATCGCCGACCTGCAAAATAGCGGCGCTGTCATCCTCGGGCCAGCCATCCCGGCAGACACCTGGCCGGAACTCTCCAAGAAGTCGTTGAGCATGCTTGTCGACGGCAAGGAGGTGCAGAGCACCCCCGGCAATGGCTCGACCGAGAACACGCTGACCTCGCTCGCCTGGCTCGCCAATCACGCCGCCGCCCGCGGCCTGCCGCTGCAGTCGGGGAATGTCGTCATCACCGGCGCCCGCCTTGGCCCGCTGCCGCTCGATGGCACGAATGTCGTGGTGGACGGTGGCGACCTCGGTTCGGTGTCAGCCACAATTTCCTGA